CCGTCGATGCCCTGTACATTTTAATCAAGGGATCCCTCTCGGTATCCGTCAGTGAAGACGAAGGTAACGCCCTTAACCGAGCTTTTTCCGCATTGGGAGCAACCTCCACAACCCCAACCCGCGAGATCGATTGTCTGGCCAAGGGGCAAATGGTGGGGGAAATGGCCTTTTTGGAGGGACGTCCTTCGGCAGTCACCATCGCTGCCAAGGAAGAATCCTTTGTCTTGACGCTGCCTCGCCAGCAGTTGGCGGCCAAGTTGCAGTTGGATCTAGACTTTGCCGTGCGCTTCTACCGGGTGCTCGGGTTGCTGTTGCTGGATCGCTTCCAAGGCACGATCAACCGCGTCGGGTTGGGCCGCCGCACCTACAGTGGCGATCAGCCCCTGGACAGTCGGTTTGAAGATGAGCTGGAGACCGAAGATTTGGATCAGCTCAGTTTGGCAGGTACCCGCTTTGACTGGATGGTGAAGCGGCTGCTGCAAACGCTGTCTTAACAGGATCCCTTGAATCCTACTCGCTATCGGTTGGAGGTGTCGGGCATGGCAGATAACAATACCGGGTTATTCCGCAAAGAATCCTTAGAGCGGCTTTCCTCGCCGGAGCAATTGGATCAGTTGCTACAGGTGGTCAACCCACGGGATTGGTTGCCGTTGGGCTGCTTGGCGGCTCTGGTGGGGGCTGGTCTGGTGTGGAGCATTTTTGGGCGGATCCCGCTCACCGTCAGTGGCCAGGGGGTGTTGGTTTATCCCAGCCGGTTAATACCCGTACAGGCCACCAGCGCAGGTTCGATTCTGCAGCTCAATGCCCAAGTGGGGGATCGCTTAGAGGCAGGGCAGGTATTGGCGGTGCTCGACCAAGCTGAACTGCAAAAGCGCCTAGACGAAGCCCGCAATGAACTGGAAAAGTTGCGTACCCAAAACCAAACCCTGACCGACCTGGAAAATCAGCGCCTGGATTTAGAACTGCGCAATTTGCAGGCGCAGCGGCAGAACCTCGCCCTGAGCATTGCCGAAGCCCAAGAAGCCATTCCGGTCTTGCGCGACAAAGGGATTGCCGCCACCGAAGAGCAGCAGCGCAATCTGGAACAACGCTTGGTAGAAGCCCAACAGCAGGTACCCGTTTTGCTGGAGCGACTGGAGCAGCGCCGCCGTCTCTTAGAAGATCAGGTAGTGACGGGAGATGTGGTGCTCAGTGCCGAGCAAGAATACCTGGCGGGGGTAGCCCGCATTTCCGATATTCAAGCCCAACTCAAACAAATCGAAGCCAGCTTGGCGGAGGCAGAGCGCAACTATCTGAGCAACCTACGCCAATTGGATAGCACCCGCATTGAGCTGCAGAGCCTCGACAGCCGCGAAAATACCCTACGACAGCAAACCCTAGAAGCTCGGCTAGCCCGCCAAAACCAAATTGAGCAGCAGCAGAGCACCATTGCCCAGTTGGAGTTACAACTCCTGACCCAAAGCCAGATTCGCGTCGAACATACGGGGGTAGTTACCGAGTTGACGGTGATCCCCGGTCAGGTGGTGGGCACGGGACAACGCCTTGGCACCCTGGAGGTGGAAGACGAAGATAGTCCTCTGATCGCCATCAACTCCTTTTCGGTGGGGGATGGCAAGCGCATTCAACCGGGCATGCCGATTCAGGTGACACCGGTTTCAGTGCGTCGGGAAGAATTTGGCGGCATCTTGGGGCAAGTCACGCAAGTCTCCAATCTGCCGGTTTCTCAGGATGAGGCATTGCGGTTGGTGGGCAATGAAGGCTTGGTGCGGGCGTTGGTGAGTGACTCCCCCACCATTCAGGTCTACGCCAACTTAGATTTGGATCCGAATACGGTCAGTGGCTACCGCTGGTCTTCGTCCTTGGGGCCACCCGTGCAAATTACGGCCGGAACCACCACTCTCACCCGCGTCACCATCGGGGAGCGAGCTCCCATCACCTTTGTCATGCCGTTCTTGAGGGATATCACGGGTGTCTATTAACTTCATCAATCCCCTACTGCGGCGACCGCCTTCTCGTGTCAAAACCCCCACCTTGCTGCAGATGGAGGCGGTGGAATGTGGTGCAGCGGCTCTAGGTATCATCATGGGCTACTACCGCCGCATCGTCCCCTTGCCAGAGTTGCGTCGGGAATGTGGGGTATCGCGAGACGGTAGTAAAGCCTCCAACGTACTGAAGGCGGCCCGTCGCTACCAAATGGAGGCCAAAGGTTTCAAAAAGGATCTGGACGGCCTTAAGGAGATTCCGGTACCTTACATCGTCTTCTGGAACTTCAACCACTTCCTGGTGGTGGAGGGAATGACGCCGCAGTGGGTTTATCTGAACGATCCGGCCTCGGGTAAACGGCGGGTGAGCTGGCGAGAATTCGATGAAGGCTACACGGGTGTAGTTTTGGTCATCCGCCCTGGCCCCGATTTCAAGCGGGCCGGTCGCAAACCCAGTGTGATTGGCTCCTTGCAAAAGCGCTTACAGGGATCCTACGGCGCGTTGACTTACTGTCTGTTGGCGGGCTTCCTGCTGACGATGGTGGGTTTGGTGGTGCCGGTCTTCAACCAAATCTTTGTCGATTCGATTCTGATTCAGGGGCGACAAAATTGGCTGCGGCCCCTGCTGCTGGTGATGGTGGTAACCACCCTGTTGCAGGCGGTGATCCTGCAGGTGCAGCAGCGATATTTGCGACGGCTTCGTCTCAAGCTCTCCATTGGCATGTCCAGCCAGTTTCTCTGGCACATTTTGCGCTTGCCCATGAGCTTCTATGCCCAGCGTTACTCTGGGGAAATT
This is a stretch of genomic DNA from Synechococcus sp. Nb3U1. It encodes these proteins:
- a CDS encoding NHLP bacteriocin system secretion protein, yielding MNPTRYRLEVSGMADNNTGLFRKESLERLSSPEQLDQLLQVVNPRDWLPLGCLAALVGAGLVWSIFGRIPLTVSGQGVLVYPSRLIPVQATSAGSILQLNAQVGDRLEAGQVLAVLDQAELQKRLDEARNELEKLRTQNQTLTDLENQRLDLELRNLQAQRQNLALSIAEAQEAIPVLRDKGIAATEEQQRNLEQRLVEAQQQVPVLLERLEQRRRLLEDQVVTGDVVLSAEQEYLAGVARISDIQAQLKQIEASLAEAERNYLSNLRQLDSTRIELQSLDSRENTLRQQTLEARLARQNQIEQQQSTIAQLELQLLTQSQIRVEHTGVVTELTVIPGQVVGTGQRLGTLEVEDEDSPLIAINSFSVGDGKRIQPGMPIQVTPVSVRREEFGGILGQVTQVSNLPVSQDEALRLVGNEGLVRALVSDSPTIQVYANLDLDPNTVSGYRWSSSLGPPVQITAGTTTLTRVTIGERAPITFVMPFLRDITGVY